One stretch of Lacimicrobium alkaliphilum DNA includes these proteins:
- the sufD gene encoding Fe-S cluster assembly protein SufD produces the protein MSQWLQQVIDRGQAIDDWLSPVRAQALETLRHTDWPNRRVEAWKYTSLAPLEQLELSKNDTATAPHIPAIDGLNSLDLVFVNGQLQSDINALPLPQGLHISSLREASTQQQAAATTLFAKIKPERHLFGLVNDALVKDGVLIDIDAGIKIERPIRIVNLSSDGQESHHRILVRLGKDAEATVIEQGQGEQASLSTGFAEYEIGEQANLEHYRLAMHTHQAIHIGGCHFSLKQQARLNSTLIGYGSQLSRVDVDIIHSGEHAKAKFNAIYLLGESEHFDLHSTIEHAVPNGTTEENARGIVGDKAKAVFNGRIHIHRDAQKTLAELNNRNLLLSRRGQINTKPELEIYADDVQCAHGATVAEIEEDTLYYLRSRGISRSQALVMLNFGFIQELVNQMPNQALAHWLQPQLKARFVEMEVK, from the coding sequence ATGAGCCAATGGTTGCAGCAGGTCATAGATCGTGGCCAGGCCATTGATGACTGGCTCAGCCCGGTACGCGCTCAGGCTCTGGAAACCCTGCGTCACACCGACTGGCCCAATCGCCGGGTGGAAGCCTGGAAATACACCTCACTGGCTCCACTTGAGCAGCTTGAGCTGAGCAAAAATGACACCGCAACGGCACCACACATCCCCGCTATTGACGGGCTCAACAGCCTGGATCTGGTGTTTGTGAATGGTCAATTGCAGAGTGATATCAACGCGCTGCCATTGCCGCAGGGGCTGCATATCAGCAGCCTCAGAGAGGCGTCTACGCAGCAGCAGGCGGCCGCCACGACCTTGTTCGCAAAAATAAAACCCGAGCGCCATTTGTTCGGTCTGGTTAATGATGCTCTGGTCAAAGACGGTGTACTGATTGATATCGATGCCGGTATTAAGATTGAACGGCCCATACGTATTGTCAATTTGAGCAGTGACGGCCAGGAGTCCCATCACCGCATTCTGGTGCGTTTAGGCAAAGATGCTGAGGCTACGGTGATTGAGCAGGGCCAGGGTGAACAGGCCAGCCTGAGCACAGGCTTTGCCGAATACGAAATCGGTGAGCAGGCTAATCTTGAGCATTACCGGCTGGCGATGCACACCCATCAGGCGATCCATATCGGTGGCTGTCACTTTAGTCTTAAACAGCAGGCGCGGCTTAACAGCACCCTGATTGGTTATGGCAGTCAGCTGTCGCGGGTGGATGTGGATATTATTCACAGCGGCGAACATGCTAAGGCGAAATTTAACGCCATATATCTGCTCGGCGAATCAGAGCATTTTGATCTGCACAGCACCATCGAACATGCGGTGCCAAACGGCACCACTGAGGAAAATGCCAGAGGCATAGTGGGTGATAAGGCCAAAGCGGTATTTAATGGTCGTATTCATATTCACCGTGATGCCCAGAAAACCCTGGCTGAACTGAATAACCGCAACCTGCTGTTGTCCCGTCGCGGTCAGATCAATACCAAGCCCGAACTGGAAATCTACGCCGATGACGTACAGTGTGCTCACGGTGCTACGGTCGCCGAGATCGAAGAAGACACCCTGTATTATCTTCGCTCACGGGGTATTTCCCGTTCACAGGCACTGGTGATGCTGAACTTCGGTTTTATCCAGGAACTGGTTAATCAGATGCCCAATCAGGCACTGGCCCACTGGCTTCAGCCGCAACTGAAGGCCCGCTTTGTGGAGATGGAAGTAAAATGA
- a CDS encoding cysteine desulfurase, protein MTTSTGALNVEQIRSQFPILQQQIEGKPLIYLDNAATTQKPLAVIQAITDFYTQCNANVHRGAHHLSDEATRRYEKARDRVATFIQADSRKEVIWTSGTTEGINIVANGMAQRLQQGDEVLVSEMEHHANLVTWQQACVRSGATLKVAPIHDNGALNLEAFQSLLSDKTRFVALPHISNALGTVNPIKELTALAKQKGALVLIDGAQGVAHGNVNVADIGCDFYAFSGHKLFGPTGIGVLWGKENVLQDWPVWQTGGEMIARVTYECSTWGELPNRLEAGTPNIAGAIGLGAAIDWFMSLDLSAVQAHEQALMASALEQAEAFEGLKIIGNAPTKIGVLSFILQGSHPADVGFILDRQGIAIRTGDHCAQPLMRRLDVPGTARASFSLYNTLEEVDALFVALKKARDMLA, encoded by the coding sequence ATGACTACCAGCACCGGTGCGCTGAATGTCGAACAGATCCGTAGCCAGTTTCCGATTCTGCAACAGCAGATCGAGGGCAAGCCGCTGATCTATCTGGATAATGCTGCCACCACACAGAAACCGCTGGCGGTGATCCAGGCGATAACGGATTTTTATACCCAGTGTAATGCCAATGTTCACCGCGGCGCCCATCACCTTTCTGATGAAGCCACACGCCGCTATGAAAAAGCCCGGGATAGGGTAGCAACTTTTATTCAGGCCGACAGTCGCAAAGAAGTGATCTGGACCAGTGGTACCACCGAAGGCATCAATATCGTTGCCAATGGCATGGCTCAGCGCCTGCAACAGGGTGATGAGGTACTGGTGAGCGAAATGGAGCACCACGCTAATCTGGTGACCTGGCAGCAGGCCTGCGTGCGCAGTGGCGCAACCCTCAAAGTCGCGCCTATCCATGACAATGGTGCACTGAATCTGGAAGCATTTCAGAGCCTGTTAAGCGATAAAACCCGCTTCGTTGCCCTGCCCCATATTTCCAATGCATTGGGTACGGTAAACCCCATCAAAGAGCTCACCGCACTGGCGAAGCAAAAAGGCGCGCTGGTGTTGATTGATGGCGCCCAGGGCGTTGCCCATGGCAATGTGAATGTGGCCGATATTGGCTGTGATTTCTATGCGTTTTCCGGTCACAAACTCTTTGGGCCCACCGGCATTGGTGTACTGTGGGGCAAAGAAAATGTCCTGCAGGACTGGCCCGTGTGGCAGACCGGCGGCGAGATGATCGCCAGAGTCACTTATGAGTGCTCCACCTGGGGTGAATTACCCAATCGCCTTGAGGCCGGCACGCCAAATATTGCTGGTGCCATAGGCTTAGGTGCCGCCATTGACTGGTTTATGAGCCTTGATCTGAGTGCCGTACAGGCTCATGAACAGGCCCTGATGGCCAGCGCCCTGGAACAGGCCGAAGCCTTTGAAGGCTTGAAAATCATAGGTAATGCACCCACTAAAATAGGGGTGTTAAGTTTTATTTTACAGGGCAGCCATCCCGCCGATGTAGGCTTTATCCTGGACAGACAGGGCATTGCCATACGTACCGGTGATCATTGTGCGCAGCCACTGATGCGGCGCTTAGATGTACCCGGTACTGCCAGAGCCTCATTTTCTTTGTATAACACTTTAGAAGAAGTGGACGCGCTGTTTGTTGCCCTGAAAAAAGCCAGGGATATGCTGGCCTGA
- a CDS encoding HesB/IscA family protein, producing MSVETFMPQSKSGDAVSLTPAAIKHFEAKLASQPGHLVRLSTKISGCTGYAYVLDVAEQAEQGDTLIHASDKLTLAISTKALDLVTGTEIDYVKEGINGVVKFNNPNVVNECGCGESFNVS from the coding sequence ATGAGTGTAGAAACCTTTATGCCACAAAGTAAAAGTGGCGACGCAGTCAGCCTCACTCCGGCTGCCATAAAGCATTTTGAGGCCAAACTGGCCAGCCAGCCCGGTCATCTGGTGCGCTTATCCACTAAAATCAGTGGCTGCACCGGTTATGCCTATGTGCTGGATGTTGCGGAACAAGCAGAGCAAGGGGATACCCTGATTCATGCCAGCGACAAACTGACTCTGGCAATCAGTACCAAGGCGCTGGATCTGGTTACAGGCACTGAGATTGACTACGTCAAAGAAGGCATCAATGGTGTAGTGAAATTTAATAATCCCAATGTGGTCAATGAGTGTGGCTGTGGCGAAAGCTTTAATGTCAGCTGA
- the sufT gene encoding putative Fe-S cluster assembly protein SufT, translating to MQQKMVSTERECKARRVPTGEVQLIPEGEFVNITQDLGGNYTVTWRGNMLRIDGTDADAIGRKPQKLDFPTPKDGHISEDQVLQALETIYDPEIPINLVSLGLIYKVAVNQDTQTVHIDMTLTAPGCGMGPVLVGDVEYRVGMVPNVKKVEVELVFDPPWSREMMSEEAQLEAGVFF from the coding sequence ATGCAACAGAAAATGGTCTCCACCGAGCGGGAGTGTAAAGCCAGGCGTGTTCCCACCGGCGAAGTGCAACTGATCCCCGAAGGCGAGTTTGTCAATATCACCCAGGATCTTGGCGGCAACTATACCGTTACCTGGCGCGGCAATATGCTACGTATTGACGGCACCGACGCCGATGCCATAGGCCGTAAACCACAAAAGCTGGACTTCCCCACCCCAAAAGATGGTCATATCAGTGAGGATCAGGTTTTACAGGCGCTGGAAACCATCTACGACCCTGAAATTCCCATCAATCTGGTATCTCTGGGTCTGATTTACAAGGTTGCTGTCAATCAGGATACGCAAACTGTTCATATTGATATGACGCTTACCGCCCCTGGTTGTGGCATGGGGCCGGTGCTGGTCGGCGATGTGGAATACCGGGTCGGCATGGTGCCCAATGTGAAGAAGGTTGAGGTGGAGCTGGTATTTGATCCGCCCTGGTCCCGCGAGATGATGAGCGAAGAAGCCCAGCTTGAAGCCGGTGTATTCTTCTGA
- a CDS encoding SufE family protein, with amino-acid sequence MNLPSSEEIVEDLAFFDDWEQRYQYIIDLGKSIPPMDDSLKTEERLVRGCQSSVWLVSNEQDGKLQFQVDSDAVIVNGLLALVMAAFNDRTPAQILDFDIDGYFRALDLERHITPTRGNGLRAIVARIQAIAKANK; translated from the coding sequence ATGAATTTACCCTCCAGCGAAGAAATTGTTGAGGACCTGGCCTTTTTTGATGACTGGGAGCAACGCTATCAGTACATCATCGATCTGGGCAAAAGCATTCCACCCATGGATGACAGCCTGAAAACCGAAGAACGCCTGGTCAGAGGCTGCCAGAGCAGCGTGTGGCTGGTGAGTAATGAGCAGGACGGCAAATTGCAGTTCCAGGTAGACAGCGACGCGGTGATTGTTAACGGGTTGCTGGCACTGGTGATGGCGGCCTTTAACGACAGAACCCCGGCCCAGATCCTCGATTTCGATATCGACGGCTATTTCAGAGCGCTGGATCTGGAACGTCATATCACCCCTACCCGCGGCAACGGCCTGCGCGCCATCGTCGCCAGAATCCAGGCCATTGCGAAGGCTAACAAGTAA
- a CDS encoding IscS subfamily cysteine desulfurase has translation MKKPVYLDYAATTPVDPVVADKMAQYLTMDGVFGNPASRSHRYGWQAEEAVDIARNQIAALVNADPREIIFTSGATESDNLAIKGAVRFYQDKGKHIVTLKTEHKAVLDACAALEEEGFEITYLAPEADGLLNLDKLKAALRSDTVLVSVMQVNNEIGVIQDIAAIGEICRQHHVLFHVDAAQSTGKVAIDLQQLQVDLMSFSAHKSYGPKGIGALYVRRQPRIHLQALIHGGGHERGMRSGTLPTHQIVGMGEAFALAGKLMESENHRILTLRQRLWQGIKGIEGIGLNGSETARIAGNLNISFEGVDGEALLMALKDLAVSSGSACASASIEPSYVLKAIGLSDQLAHSSVRLSIGRFTTEQDIDFAIEHIHSAIGNLKKMALDW, from the coding sequence ATGAAAAAGCCTGTTTATCTGGATTACGCCGCCACTACGCCTGTCGATCCCGTTGTTGCCGATAAAATGGCCCAGTATCTGACGATGGATGGGGTATTCGGTAATCCTGCGTCCCGCTCCCATCGCTATGGCTGGCAGGCCGAAGAAGCGGTAGACATTGCCCGTAATCAGATTGCCGCGCTGGTTAATGCCGATCCCCGTGAAATTATTTTTACCTCAGGTGCTACCGAGTCCGATAATCTGGCCATCAAAGGTGCCGTGCGCTTTTATCAGGACAAGGGTAAGCATATTGTCACCCTTAAAACTGAGCACAAGGCTGTGCTGGATGCCTGTGCGGCGCTTGAAGAAGAGGGTTTTGAGATCACCTATCTGGCTCCTGAAGCCGATGGATTGTTAAACCTGGATAAACTCAAAGCCGCCCTTCGCTCCGATACGGTGCTGGTTTCAGTGATGCAGGTTAATAACGAAATCGGCGTGATTCAGGATATTGCCGCCATTGGCGAGATATGTCGTCAGCATCATGTGTTATTTCACGTGGATGCAGCGCAAAGTACCGGCAAAGTGGCTATTGATCTGCAACAGTTGCAGGTGGATCTGATGTCCTTTTCTGCCCACAAAAGTTATGGCCCCAAAGGTATCGGCGCCTTGTATGTGCGCCGCCAGCCCCGTATTCATCTGCAAGCCTTGATCCACGGCGGCGGCCATGAGCGCGGTATGCGTTCAGGTACGTTACCGACCCACCAGATCGTCGGCATGGGCGAAGCCTTTGCTTTGGCCGGTAAACTGATGGAGTCAGAAAATCATCGAATTCTGACACTGCGTCAGCGCCTGTGGCAGGGTATTAAGGGCATTGAGGGTATTGGCTTAAATGGCAGCGAGACCGCCAGAATTGCCGGTAATCTGAATATCAGCTTTGAGGGGGTTGACGGCGAGGCGCTGTTGATGGCACTGAAAGACTTGGCGGTGTCCAGTGGTTCAGCTTGTGCTTCTGCCAGTATTGAGCCCTCTTACGTGCTAAAAGCCATAGGCTTGTCTGATCAACTGGCACACAGTTCGGTGCGCCTGTCGATTGGCCGCTTTACCACAGAACAGGATATCGACTTCGCCATTGAGCATATCCACAGCGCTATCGGCAACCTGAAGAAAATGGCACTGGACTGGTAA
- the iscR gene encoding Fe-S cluster assembly transcriptional regulator IscR, with product MKLTSKGRYAVTAMLDVALHSQRGPVPLADISERQEISLSYLEQLFSRLRREKLVSSVRGPGGGYKLGRNSLEISVGEVIRAVDESVDATRCSGKSDCQGGERCLTHSLWSDLSDRIAEFLNSISLGELMAKQDIKLVAQRQDSNKHQADAGMKITLQI from the coding sequence ATGAAACTAACATCTAAGGGTCGATACGCGGTGACTGCCATGCTGGATGTGGCGCTGCATTCTCAAAGGGGTCCGGTGCCTCTGGCCGATATCTCTGAGCGCCAGGAAATTTCCCTGTCTTATCTTGAACAATTATTCTCGCGCCTGCGCCGCGAAAAACTGGTATCCAGCGTCCGCGGACCGGGTGGCGGTTACAAACTGGGTCGCAATTCCCTGGAGATTTCCGTGGGTGAGGTGATCCGGGCGGTGGACGAATCGGTGGATGCTACCCGCTGTAGTGGCAAGTCTGATTGTCAGGGGGGAGAGCGCTGTCTTACCCATAGCTTGTGGAGCGATCTCAGTGATCGTATCGCCGAATTTCTTAACAGTATCAGTCTCGGTGAACTGATGGCCAAGCAGGATATTAAACTGGTGGCGCAGCGTCAGGACAGCAACAAACATCAGGCCGATGCCGGGATGAAAATTACCTTACAAATCTGA
- the cysE gene encoding serine O-acetyltransferase: MFERIKEDIQSVFHRDPAARTTFEVLTAYPGLHAIWMHRLSHKLWLANWKWLARVLSNLARWITGIEIHPGATLGRRFFIDHGMGVVIGETAEIGDDVTLYHGVTLGGTSWNAGKRHPTLMDNVVVGAGAKVLGPITIGKGAKVGSNSVVVKDVPDEATVVGIPGRIVAQAKDLEKANDRDKIARKYGFDAYAVSPDNPDPVANAIGRMLDHVHLIDTKVEDMCKAINKMGGDVCADSLPSIDLDDFEGLEPDKSKDEQGDAFDPRI, encoded by the coding sequence ATGTTTGAGCGCATTAAAGAAGATATTCAGAGTGTTTTTCACCGCGATCCTGCGGCTCGTACCACTTTTGAAGTGTTGACCGCATACCCCGGATTGCACGCTATCTGGATGCACCGGCTCAGCCATAAACTGTGGCTGGCCAACTGGAAATGGCTGGCCAGAGTCTTGTCTAATCTGGCCCGCTGGATAACCGGTATTGAGATCCATCCCGGCGCCACTCTCGGTCGGCGTTTTTTTATCGACCATGGCATGGGCGTGGTAATCGGGGAAACGGCGGAAATCGGCGATGATGTGACCCTCTATCACGGTGTCACTCTGGGGGGCACCAGCTGGAATGCAGGAAAACGTCACCCGACGTTGATGGATAACGTGGTGGTCGGTGCTGGTGCCAAAGTGCTCGGGCCTATCACCATTGGCAAAGGGGCCAAAGTGGGCTCTAACTCCGTGGTGGTCAAAGATGTGCCGGATGAGGCGACAGTTGTCGGTATCCCCGGCCGCATCGTTGCTCAGGCCAAAGATCTGGAAAAAGCCAACGACAGAGACAAGATTGCCCGCAAATATGGCTTTGATGCGTATGCGGTATCACCGGACAATCCGGATCCGGTGGCTAACGCCATTGGCCGCATGCTGGATCATGTACATCTTATCGATACCAAGGTTGAAGATATGTGCAAGGCGATTAATAAAATGGGTGGTGATGTATGTGCCGACTCGTTGCCCAGTATTGATTTGGACGATTTTGAAGGTCTGGAACCGGACAAGAGCAAGGACGAACAAGGCGACGCCTTCGATCCCAGAATTTAG
- the trmJ gene encoding tRNA (cytosine(32)/uridine(32)-2'-O)-methyltransferase TrmJ, translating to MHNIRVVLVNTSHTGNIGSAARAMKTMGLSELYLVDPVKAPDGQASALAAGAGDILANCKIVPNLEQAVADCGLVVGTSARSRTLSWPMLDARECGLKLVAEAEQYPVALVFGRENNGLSNEELQQCHFHVCIPANPDYSSLNLAAAVQTLCYEVRMAYLAAQNQNLADEPAQPEYPLTQELEGFYSHLEQTLSKTNFIVARHPGMVMTKLRRLFNRARPEAQELNILRGILASVDKRIDSQDKSR from the coding sequence ATGCATAATATTCGTGTCGTACTGGTAAACACTTCTCACACGGGCAACATTGGTTCGGCAGCGCGGGCCATGAAAACCATGGGGTTATCCGAGCTGTATCTGGTTGACCCGGTGAAAGCACCGGACGGCCAGGCCAGCGCATTGGCCGCAGGCGCCGGGGATATTCTGGCGAACTGTAAGATCGTCCCGAATCTGGAACAGGCAGTGGCCGATTGTGGCCTGGTGGTGGGTACCAGTGCACGTTCCCGTACGCTGTCCTGGCCGATGCTGGATGCCAGAGAATGTGGCCTTAAGCTGGTGGCGGAAGCAGAGCAATATCCGGTGGCCCTGGTTTTTGGCCGGGAAAACAACGGCCTGAGCAATGAAGAGCTGCAGCAATGTCATTTCCATGTGTGCATACCGGCTAACCCTGACTACAGCTCACTGAATCTGGCCGCCGCAGTGCAGACTTTATGTTACGAGGTGCGTATGGCATATCTGGCCGCGCAGAATCAGAACTTAGCCGATGAACCGGCTCAGCCTGAGTATCCCTTAACGCAGGAGCTGGAAGGTTTTTATAGTCATTTGGAACAAACCCTAAGTAAAACGAATTTTATTGTTGCGAGGCATCCGGGTATGGTGATGACTAAACTACGCCGCTTGTTTAACCGGGCAAGGCCGGAAGCTCAGGAACTGAATATCCTGCGAGGGATCCTGGCCTCAGTTGACAAGCGTATCGACAGCCAGGACAAGAGCCGTTAA
- the suhB gene encoding inositol-1-monophosphatase produces the protein MHAMLNIAVRAARVAGNIIAQGFEHRDDLMTESKSENDYVTRVDKEAEQAIINKIRQSYPDHSFIGEEGGVIDGDEDFKWIIDPLDGTTNFVRGVPHFAVSIALMHKGRLDQGVVFDPIRNELFTASRGASAQLNGYRIRCSNAKELRGSLLATAFPFKNKEQELAESLQLFSKVYPQCGDIRRGGSAALDMAYVAAGRLDGYWEKGLKPWDMAAGALLIQEAGGLVTDFNGGHEPMKTGSLVCGSTKLVPALLKTFKQ, from the coding sequence ATGCATGCAATGCTGAATATTGCCGTGCGCGCTGCGCGCGTGGCTGGAAATATCATCGCTCAGGGTTTTGAACACCGTGACGATTTAATGACCGAATCCAAAAGTGAAAACGATTATGTAACCCGCGTCGACAAAGAGGCGGAACAAGCCATCATCAATAAAATAAGACAGTCCTACCCCGACCACAGCTTTATAGGTGAAGAAGGCGGCGTGATTGACGGCGATGAGGATTTTAAATGGATCATCGACCCGCTGGACGGCACCACCAACTTTGTTCGCGGTGTACCTCACTTCGCCGTATCCATTGCTCTGATGCACAAAGGCCGTCTGGATCAGGGCGTCGTATTTGATCCCATCCGTAACGAACTTTTTACCGCCAGCCGCGGCGCCAGCGCCCAGCTCAATGGCTATCGTATCCGCTGCTCTAATGCCAAAGAGCTCAGAGGCAGCCTGCTCGCCACCGCTTTTCCTTTTAAAAACAAAGAACAGGAACTGGCTGAATCTCTGCAATTGTTCAGCAAAGTCTACCCACAGTGCGGTGATATACGCCGTGGTGGCTCCGCTGCACTGGATATGGCGTATGTAGCCGCCGGTCGCCTTGACGGCTACTGGGAGAAGGGCCTGAAGCCCTGGGATATGGCAGCCGGCGCGCTGTTGATTCAGGAAGCCGGTGGTCTGGTAACAGACTTTAATGGCGGCCACGAACCGATGAAAACCGGCAGTCTGGTCTGTGGCAGCACTAAGCTGGTGCCCGCATTGCTGAAAACCTTTAAGCAATAA
- the secF gene encoding protein translocase subunit SecF, protein MRLFKFDQEIPFMSMRMPAMILSGLLVIGSIVSLAVNQLNWGLDFTGGTVIEVGYEGPADLSQIRNQMQQADFGDAVVQTFGSSSDVLIRLAPREGVKAATMGDQVMVALRSDGQQVDMRRIEFVGPQVGEELTEQGGLAMLVALICILMYVAMRFEWRFGVGAVAALAHDVILTLGLFSILQLEFDLTVLAALLAVIGYSLNDTIVVMDRIRENFRKLRKGGPEEVINWSLTQTFNRTVITSLTTILVLLALFFKGGALIHGFATALLMGVIIGTYSSIYVASSISLAMGISKEDLMPPEVEKEGADQDPLL, encoded by the coding sequence ATGCGACTGTTTAAGTTTGACCAGGAAATCCCCTTTATGTCGATGCGCATGCCGGCGATGATTCTGTCTGGCTTGTTGGTAATCGGCTCTATTGTTTCTCTGGCGGTAAACCAGCTTAACTGGGGTCTGGATTTTACCGGTGGTACGGTGATTGAAGTGGGTTATGAAGGCCCTGCGGATCTCAGTCAGATACGCAATCAGATGCAGCAGGCTGATTTTGGTGATGCGGTGGTACAGACGTTTGGCAGCAGTTCTGACGTGCTGATTCGCCTCGCGCCACGGGAGGGGGTAAAAGCCGCCACTATGGGCGATCAGGTGATGGTAGCGCTGAGATCTGATGGCCAGCAAGTGGACATGCGCCGGATTGAATTTGTCGGACCACAGGTGGGCGAAGAGCTGACCGAACAAGGTGGCCTGGCGATGCTGGTGGCGCTGATCTGCATTCTGATGTACGTAGCCATGCGTTTCGAATGGCGTTTTGGTGTCGGCGCCGTTGCGGCACTGGCCCATGATGTGATTCTGACGCTGGGACTGTTCTCCATCCTGCAACTGGAGTTTGACCTCACCGTACTGGCCGCCTTGCTGGCGGTAATAGGTTATTCACTCAACGATACCATCGTAGTGATGGACAGGATCCGCGAGAATTTCCGCAAGCTTCGCAAAGGCGGGCCGGAAGAAGTGATTAACTGGTCACTGACCCAAACCTTTAATCGCACGGTGATTACCTCATTAACCACCATTCTGGTGTTGCTGGCACTGTTCTTTAAAGGTGGTGCCTTGATTCATGGTTTTGCCACGGCGCTGTTAATGGGGGTCATTATCGGTACCTATTCATCTATCTACGTCGCCAGCTCAATTTCTCTGGCCATGGGTATCAGTAAAGAAGATCTGATGCCACCGGAAGTAGAGAAAGAGGGCGCCGACCAGGATCCGCTGCTCTGA
- the secD gene encoding protein translocase subunit SecD, whose product MLNKYPLWKYIMVILVIAVCALYASPNLYGEDHAVQISAGRNAVVDLGLMDKVSEHLDEAGIAVKNVQMEDDQLLIRVTDGDDQLSARDSLAALLGSDYVVALNLAPAAPTWLQDIGGTPMKLGLDLRGGVHFLMEVDMNAAITRAQEQMVDDFRNSLREERLRYRRVEQQGDKVEVQFRDQETLEQAIRFLSTNNPDLEIEDIGEQTLAANLSEQRQREIQEYALKQNITIMRNRVNQLGVAEPVIQRQGADRIVVQLPGIQDTARAKEILNATATLQFRLVDLDHDVRDAVDGRVPPGSQLLMDRNGQPQLLQKQVMLTGDHIIDANSSFDEYGRPQVNIDLDSEGGSKMSRSTKDNIGKPMATVFIEYKPSGKTDENGKIIFDKHEEVINVATIQARLGNSFRITGIDSPAEAQNLSLLLRAGALVAPIQIVEERTVGPSLGQENIDLGMQAIVWGLILILVFMVAYYKKFGLVANAALVINLVMIVGVMSMIPGATLTLPGMAGIVLTVGMAVDANVLIFERIREEIRDGRSPQQAIHHGYDSALSTIADANITTLIAAVILFAVGTGPVKGFSITLAIGILTSMFTAIVGTRAIVNAVWGGKRLNKLSI is encoded by the coding sequence GTGTTAAATAAGTATCCCTTATGGAAGTACATCATGGTGATCCTGGTGATTGCCGTCTGTGCTTTATATGCGTCTCCTAACCTTTACGGTGAGGATCACGCAGTGCAGATATCTGCCGGTCGTAATGCGGTGGTGGATTTAGGTCTGATGGACAAGGTCAGTGAGCATCTGGACGAGGCCGGCATCGCGGTGAAAAACGTGCAGATGGAAGATGACCAGCTATTGATTCGGGTCACAGATGGTGACGATCAGCTTAGTGCCAGAGACTCTCTGGCAGCCCTGCTGGGCAGTGATTATGTCGTTGCCCTCAACCTGGCTCCTGCCGCACCAACCTGGCTGCAGGATATTGGCGGTACGCCGATGAAGCTGGGGCTGGATTTACGTGGCGGTGTTCACTTTCTGATGGAAGTGGATATGAATGCTGCGATTACCCGTGCTCAGGAACAGATGGTGGATGATTTCCGCAATAGTCTGCGGGAAGAGCGCCTGCGTTATCGCCGGGTCGAGCAACAAGGTGACAAGGTAGAGGTGCAGTTCCGCGATCAGGAAACCCTGGAGCAGGCCATCCGTTTTCTCTCCACCAATAATCCGGATCTGGAAATTGAAGATATTGGCGAGCAGACCCTGGCGGCCAATTTATCTGAGCAGCGTCAGCGCGAAATTCAGGAATACGCCCTTAAGCAGAACATCACTATCATGCGCAACAGAGTCAACCAGCTGGGTGTTGCCGAGCCGGTGATTCAGCGCCAGGGGGCAGACCGGATTGTCGTGCAGCTCCCGGGTATTCAGGATACCGCCCGCGCCAAAGAAATACTTAATGCCACCGCAACCCTGCAGTTCCGTCTGGTGGATTTAGACCATGATGTGCGTGATGCCGTTGACGGCAGGGTACCGCCGGGCTCGCAATTGCTGATGGATCGTAATGGTCAGCCGCAGTTGCTGCAAAAGCAGGTGATGCTGACGGGTGATCATATTATTGATGCCAACAGCAGTTTTGATGAATATGGACGCCCGCAGGTGAACATTGATCTGGACTCTGAAGGTGGCAGCAAGATGTCACGCAGTACCAAGGATAATATCGGTAAGCCCATGGCAACGGTATTTATCGAATATAAACCGAGCGGTAAAACCGATGAAAATGGCAAGATTATCTTCGATAAACACGAAGAAGTGATCAATGTGGCGACGATTCAGGCACGGCTCGGTAACAGTTTCCGTATTACCGGTATTGACTCACCGGCTGAGGCCCAGAACCTTTCTTTGCTGTTACGTGCCGGTGCCCTGGTAGCGCCAATTCAGATTGTTGAAGAACGTACTGTGGGACCAAGCCTGGGCCAGGAAAATATCGATCTGGGCATGCAGGCCATTGTCTGGGGACTGATACTGATTCTGGTCTTTATGGTGGCTTACTACAAAAAGTTCGGTCTGGTGGCCAATGCCGCTCTGGTGATTAACCTGGTGATGATTGTGGGCGTGATGTCGATGATCCCCGGCGCTACCCTGACGCTGCCGGGTATGGCCGGTATTGTACTGACGGTGGGCATGGCAGTGGATGCCAATGTGCTGATCTTTGAGCGTATCCGTGAAGAAATTCGTGACGGACGAAGCCCGCAACAGGCGATACATCATGGTTATGACAGCGCCCTGTCAACTATTGCAGATGCCAATATCACCACCCTAATTGCCGCGGTGATTCTGTTTGCCGTGGGCACCGGGCCGGTGAAAGGTTTCTCTATCACGCTGGCCATAGGTATTCTGACCTCCATGTTTACGGCCATTGTGGGTACCCGCGCTATCGTTAATGCTGTGTGGGGCGGTAAACGCCTTAACAAGCTTTCAATCTAG